The Brachyhypopomus gauderio isolate BG-103 chromosome 1, BGAUD_0.2, whole genome shotgun sequence genome includes a window with the following:
- the tmem167b gene encoding protein kish-B: MTNVYSFDGILVFGILFICTCAYLKKVPRLNNWLLSEKRGVWGVFYKAAVIGTRLHIAVALSCLCMAFYLIFLK; this comes from the exons ATGACAAATG TGTATTCCTTTGATGGCATTCTTGTGTTTGGAATCCTCTTCATTTGTACCTGTGCGTACCTGAAGAAGGTTCCTCGCCTCAATAACTGGCTTTTGTCGGAGAaaaggggagtgtggggggtcTTTTACAAAG CTGCAGTAATCGGAACACGACTACATATTGCCGTGGCGctgtcatgtttgtgtatggCATTCTACCTGATATTTCTGAAATGA